From one Leptospira licerasiae serovar Varillal str. VAR 010 genomic stretch:
- a CDS encoding histone deacetylase — MKLGYAYDDTFLLHETGTFHPESPQRLESILNRLYKTSYFKDLHWIKPNKLPLELIDPVHNQRHRERFSVIQGKRGSFDGDTPYSESSFDAALLAAGSGVDLVNKIRSNEIESGIALVRPPGHHAETGRSMGFCLLNNIAITANYLLSQGIEKVYILDWDVHHGNGTQEIFYDSDKVFFTSLHQYPYYPGTGSVHEKGEGKGQNFTLNIPLSMGSGDKEYLHYFQEVVVPSVLEFQPEYVLISAGFDGHKRDPLAGMNLSTNAFAEFTRLILSATKQIGSKTISFLEGGYDLGALAESVEAHVAVLAG, encoded by the coding sequence ATGAAACTCGGCTACGCCTATGACGATACATTCTTATTGCATGAGACCGGTACTTTCCATCCCGAATCCCCGCAAAGATTGGAATCCATACTCAATCGACTATATAAGACCTCTTATTTTAAGGACTTACATTGGATCAAACCTAACAAACTTCCATTAGAACTGATCGATCCAGTACATAACCAAAGACACAGAGAAAGATTTTCAGTCATCCAAGGAAAAAGAGGAAGTTTCGACGGAGATACACCGTATTCGGAATCCAGTTTTGATGCAGCACTCTTAGCAGCCGGAAGCGGAGTCGATCTAGTAAACAAGATCAGATCCAATGAAATAGAATCAGGGATCGCGCTCGTCAGACCTCCAGGTCATCATGCGGAAACCGGAAGGTCCATGGGTTTTTGTTTGCTAAACAATATCGCGATCACTGCAAACTATCTACTTAGCCAAGGAATCGAAAAAGTCTATATACTGGATTGGGATGTACATCATGGAAATGGTACCCAGGAAATATTTTACGACTCGGACAAAGTATTTTTCACGTCACTCCACCAATATCCTTATTATCCCGGAACAGGTTCAGTCCATGAAAAAGGAGAAGGTAAAGGACAAAACTTTACGTTAAATATACCGCTATCTATGGGCTCCGGAGATAAAGAATACCTACATTACTTCCAAGAAGTAGTGGTGCCTTCCGTGTTGGAATTCCAACCGGAGTACGTATTAATCTCTGCCGGCTTTGACGGACATAAAAGAGACCCGTTAGCGGGCATGAACCTTAGTACGAACGCGTTCGCAGAATTCACACGATTGATCTTATCCGCAACAAAACAGATCGGCTCCAAAACAATATCCTTCTTAGAAGGAGGTTATGATCTTGGAGCCTTGGCCGAAAGTGTTGAAGCTCATGTAGCTGTCCTTGCAGGTTAG
- a CDS encoding VOC family protein: MRPFKILGVQQIAVGGDSKDKLKKFWVDTLGLQNIGSFRSEKENVDEDILQMGKGPYAVEVDIMEPVDPTKSPRVNDPKLNHIGLWVDDIHKAVEWLSSQGVRFTPGGIRKGAGGHEVTFIHPKGNEEFPLCGEGVLIELVQAPKDVIDALG; this comes from the coding sequence ATGAGACCGTTTAAAATTCTGGGAGTGCAGCAGATCGCAGTCGGCGGAGACAGTAAGGATAAACTCAAAAAATTTTGGGTGGATACTCTCGGATTGCAAAACATCGGTTCTTTTAGAAGTGAAAAAGAGAACGTAGATGAGGACATCCTACAGATGGGAAAAGGACCTTACGCTGTAGAAGTAGATATCATGGAACCTGTGGATCCGACCAAAAGCCCAAGAGTGAACGATCCAAAGCTGAATCATATCGGACTTTGGGTAGATGATATTCACAAGGCTGTAGAATGGTTGAGCTCACAAGGAGTCCGTTTTACTCCAGGCGGTATCCGCAAAGGAGCGGGAGGTCACGAAGTGACTTTTATCCATCCTAAAGGAAACGAGGAATTTCCACTTTGCGGCGAGGGAGTGCTTATCGAACTTGTACAAGCTCCTAAGGATGTGATAGACGCCCTAGGCTAA
- the mtnC gene encoding acireductone synthase, translating to MEEQSTELYLFDIEGTTTPIEFVHKVLFPYSVQNFQTFFSETSAETDFAEELILASKNEKEYTEEVSNSPESLTKFCKYLVSKDRKLGILKEIQGRIWKKGYESGELKSTIFPDVPPFLERIKKSGKRAAVYSSGSVEAQILIYKYCEAGDLTIYFENYFDTAVGGKRESSSYTKISEKLSIPPKSIVFFTDIKEEADAATEAGIRSILLSRPGNHPQAEHKYQVIENFAKILA from the coding sequence TTGGAAGAACAAAGCACCGAGTTATATTTATTTGATATAGAAGGGACAACCACGCCGATAGAATTCGTGCACAAGGTCTTATTCCCCTACTCGGTCCAAAACTTTCAGACATTCTTCTCGGAAACCTCGGCGGAAACAGACTTCGCCGAGGAGCTAATCCTTGCTTCTAAAAATGAAAAGGAATATACGGAAGAAGTTTCCAATTCTCCGGAATCGCTTACTAAATTCTGCAAATACCTAGTATCCAAAGATCGTAAATTAGGGATTTTGAAAGAGATCCAAGGAAGGATCTGGAAGAAGGGATACGAATCCGGAGAACTAAAGAGCACAATTTTCCCGGATGTCCCTCCCTTTTTAGAAAGGATCAAAAAATCAGGCAAACGTGCGGCAGTATATTCTTCGGGAAGTGTTGAGGCTCAAATCCTGATCTATAAATACTGTGAAGCAGGAGACCTAACGATATATTTCGAAAATTATTTCGATACGGCTGTTGGCGGAAAAAGGGAATCCTCAAGTTATACCAAAATTTCCGAAAAACTTTCTATTCCTCCTAAATCCATCGTATTCTTTACGGATATAAAAGAAGAAGCGGATGCGGCTACAGAAGCAGGAATCCGATCCATTCTACTTTCTCGGCCAGGAAATCATCCGCAGGCAGAACATAAATACCAGGTGATAGAGAACTTTGCTAAGATCTTAGCATAG
- a CDS encoding ABC transporter permease, protein MILNFLKKTCVITELEIRKVIHDPTEILTRSVQPALWLLVFGQVFAKMPMMAGRTNYISFMTPGILAQSVLFVSIFSGIAIIWEKDLGLIQKMLTTPTPRASIVLGKAISAGLRTLPILLIIYILAFILGVSVRWDLFSIAGVLSFVLLGSIFFSTFSLIIACLVKTRERFMGIGQLLTMPLFFASNAIYPIEIMPDWLKILSHVNPLTYVIDGLRTFMLGTPSAFNLGLDLGILFLSSCIAVSLGAILYKRVAM, encoded by the coding sequence ATGATCTTAAATTTTTTAAAAAAGACCTGCGTCATAACTGAACTCGAAATTCGAAAGGTCATTCATGATCCTACCGAAATTCTGACCAGATCGGTTCAGCCAGCTCTCTGGCTTTTGGTCTTCGGCCAGGTTTTTGCAAAGATGCCTATGATGGCAGGAAGAACCAACTATATATCTTTTATGACTCCCGGAATTCTTGCACAAAGCGTTTTATTCGTTTCGATTTTCTCCGGAATAGCGATCATTTGGGAGAAGGACCTAGGTTTGATCCAAAAGATGCTTACTACACCGACTCCAAGAGCGTCTATCGTTTTAGGTAAGGCAATTTCTGCAGGACTTAGGACTTTGCCGATCCTTTTGATCATTTATATATTGGCTTTCATTTTGGGAGTTTCTGTCCGCTGGGACTTGTTTAGCATAGCCGGAGTTTTAAGCTTTGTTTTGTTAGGATCGATTTTTTTCTCCACGTTTTCCCTTATTATTGCCTGCCTCGTAAAAACAAGGGAGAGATTTATGGGAATCGGACAATTACTCACAATGCCTCTTTTTTTCGCAAGCAACGCGATTTATCCGATAGAGATAATGCCGGATTGGCTAAAGATACTGTCACATGTAAATCCTCTTACCTATGTGATCGACGGACTTAGGACTTTTATGTTAGGAACTCCCTCCGCATTTAATCTAGGATTAGATCTTGGTATTTTATTTTTGTCCTCCTGCATTGCGGTTTCGCTCGGGGCGATCTTATATAAAAGAGTGGCAATGTAA
- a CDS encoding putative glycoside hydrolase: MRKPFSLFPILVLTAFPVCAEFTIPYPDNSNTKKVPVLESSPETKTKPQSVSNEREKKEIRLSSRNTPMESEKEAPKEKLKKFFTRPSNKGTYGDRPKFYRGLYVNNSLISDKSRKNEWDSLLKNASDYGVNVLVIDLQPKTPSQEEISRIKEMGFYPVGRLVNFDGGLKTKYPSPEKLNSIFGYVRRACLSGFPEVQLDYIRYADITDIDLSLKEKYSNINEIVNRIRGEANQCEKLPYLGADIFGRIPFNKDDQIGQKVENFAQLVDVIYPMLYPSHFYGQPGRIANPYQTVYDGLKNTRKRSLSTTKVVGWIQGFGMSLGPSGKSLKDYIKAQIEASVDSDSDGFVVWNIVGKYGDTFRALEESIQSGKLKIED; the protein is encoded by the coding sequence GTGCGCAAACCGTTTTCACTTTTTCCTATTTTAGTTCTAACCGCTTTTCCGGTTTGTGCAGAGTTCACGATCCCTTATCCCGATAATTCTAATACGAAGAAAGTTCCCGTTTTAGAATCTTCTCCCGAGACTAAAACCAAACCCCAGTCCGTTTCCAATGAAAGGGAGAAGAAGGAGATACGACTTTCTTCCAGAAACACTCCGATGGAAAGCGAAAAGGAAGCTCCAAAAGAGAAACTTAAAAAGTTTTTTACAAGACCTTCAAACAAGGGGACTTACGGGGATCGTCCTAAATTCTATCGCGGTCTATATGTAAATAATTCTTTGATTTCGGATAAATCCCGTAAGAATGAATGGGATTCCTTATTAAAGAATGCTTCCGATTATGGCGTTAATGTTCTGGTAATCGATCTTCAACCTAAAACCCCTTCACAGGAAGAGATTTCGCGTATCAAGGAAATGGGTTTTTATCCCGTGGGAAGGCTCGTAAATTTTGACGGAGGACTTAAGACTAAGTATCCTAGTCCGGAAAAATTGAATTCTATCTTCGGTTATGTGAGAAGAGCTTGTCTTTCCGGGTTTCCCGAAGTTCAACTGGATTATATTCGTTATGCGGATATCACTGATATCGACCTTTCTTTGAAGGAAAAATATAGTAATATTAACGAGATCGTGAATCGGATCAGAGGAGAGGCGAACCAATGCGAAAAACTTCCTTACCTAGGTGCGGATATTTTCGGTAGGATTCCATTTAATAAAGACGATCAGATCGGGCAGAAGGTGGAGAACTTTGCCCAGCTTGTGGATGTGATCTATCCTATGTTGTATCCTTCTCATTTTTACGGCCAACCGGGGCGTATTGCAAATCCTTACCAAACCGTCTATGACGGTCTGAAGAATACCAGAAAGAGATCCCTATCAACTACGAAAGTGGTCGGCTGGATCCAAGGTTTCGGAATGAGTCTTGGTCCTTCCGGTAAATCTTTGAAAGATTATATCAAGGCTCAGATCGAAGCCAGTGTTGATAGCGATAGCGACGGTTTTGTCGTTTGGAATATCGTCGGAAAATACGGAGATACGTTTCGAGCGCTTGAAGAAAGTATCCAGAGCGGAAAATTGAAGATAGAGGACTAA
- a CDS encoding alpha/beta hydrolase, with amino-acid sequence MAYQHKEFFFQSSRDNTKLYAQAWTKSGANRVIVFCHGFGEHSGRYSNLIQYFKDSDVNFYGLDLRGHGKSEGKRGHASGFEAFVDDLADFVQEVRKREQRDKILLLGHSMGGVVVIRYALEGINQDYIYGVVACSSALKIPTTAFQRFQISVAGFLRKIAPSTTLDANLDTSLVSRDPEVVQAYIDDPLVHGKISFSMGYELFQQGAIANRKAAILRTPILILHGLADGIADPAGSLEFYNHLVYKNKRMKTYKGFYHELMNEPAGEREKVLKDIKEFMDSLVPERAKSSAKKPSIKKAAKSKPSPKKKLAAKKK; translated from the coding sequence ATGGCCTACCAACATAAAGAATTCTTCTTTCAATCTTCCAGAGACAATACCAAATTATACGCCCAAGCGTGGACCAAATCCGGAGCAAATCGTGTAATTGTTTTTTGTCATGGATTCGGAGAACATAGCGGTAGGTATTCCAACCTCATCCAGTATTTTAAGGATAGCGATGTAAATTTTTACGGTCTGGATCTAAGAGGTCATGGTAAATCGGAAGGTAAAAGAGGTCACGCCTCCGGTTTCGAAGCATTTGTAGACGATCTTGCCGACTTTGTGCAAGAGGTACGCAAAAGAGAGCAGAGAGATAAGATCCTACTTTTAGGCCATTCGATGGGTGGAGTGGTGGTCATTCGTTACGCCTTAGAAGGGATCAATCAGGACTATATCTATGGAGTTGTTGCCTGCTCTTCTGCATTAAAGATCCCTACTACTGCATTCCAAAGATTTCAGATCTCTGTAGCAGGTTTTTTGCGTAAGATTGCACCTTCTACCACTTTGGACGCAAACTTAGATACAAGTCTGGTAAGTAGAGATCCTGAAGTTGTCCAGGCGTACATTGACGATCCTTTAGTTCATGGTAAAATTTCGTTCTCTATGGGTTACGAATTGTTCCAACAGGGAGCGATTGCGAACAGAAAGGCGGCGATCCTAAGGACTCCCATCCTCATTCTGCACGGTTTAGCGGACGGGATTGCAGATCCTGCCGGGAGTTTGGAATTTTATAATCATTTAGTTTATAAAAATAAAAGAATGAAGACCTATAAAGGTTTCTATCATGAACTTATGAACGAGCCTGCGGGAGAAAGAGAGAAGGTCCTAAAGGATATCAAAGAATTTATGGATTCTCTGGTTCCTGAAAGGGCAAAGTCTTCCGCTAAAAAGCCAAGTATTAAGAAAGCGGCAAAATCAAAGCCTTCCCCTAAAAAGAAATTAGCCGCAAAGAAGAAATGA
- a CDS encoding endonuclease/exonuclease/phosphatase family protein gives MKLFKRILLVLLSVFALLLLLVYFSTFHPSDLETARVKCEDGAPSLESSEPIKVLSWNVQYFAGRNRVFWYDVPDETGPDVGPSRQEIESTLKKVANVILERDPDFVLFQEVDDGAKKTYSENQSERILPLLSDRYPCQTEAFYWKAGFVPHPKIMGSVGMKLTIFSKYKILSASRHQLPTPPADPITKQMQLKRAVLEAFIEVKDKKPLVLLNTHLDAFSMGTDTMQKQVAFISGLLEKLDSERSEWVLAGDFNLLPPGFSRKQLHPNGAYFYSDDEEIAPLFKKWDSTASLEELNGPNQEKFYTHVPNDPQIAKPDRTIDYMFYSKGLTKKEYVVLKEGEAFESSDHLPLEATFSLESR, from the coding sequence TTGAAATTATTCAAAAGAATCCTTCTGGTGTTATTAAGTGTTTTCGCTTTATTACTTCTGCTGGTTTATTTTTCCACATTCCATCCATCCGACTTGGAAACAGCCCGAGTAAAATGTGAAGACGGTGCTCCTAGTCTGGAGTCTTCGGAGCCGATCAAGGTATTATCTTGGAACGTGCAATATTTTGCGGGAAGGAATAGAGTGTTTTGGTATGACGTTCCGGATGAAACCGGACCGGATGTTGGACCTTCCAGGCAGGAGATAGAATCTACTCTTAAAAAAGTTGCGAATGTAATCTTAGAAAGAGATCCTGACTTTGTTTTATTTCAAGAAGTGGATGATGGAGCTAAAAAAACGTACTCCGAAAATCAATCTGAAAGAATTCTTCCCTTACTTTCGGATAGATACCCTTGTCAAACGGAAGCTTTTTATTGGAAGGCGGGTTTCGTTCCCCATCCAAAGATCATGGGTTCCGTCGGAATGAAACTCACTATATTCAGTAAATATAAAATTCTTTCCGCTTCTCGCCATCAACTCCCCACGCCTCCTGCAGATCCGATCACTAAACAAATGCAGTTAAAACGGGCTGTCCTAGAAGCATTCATAGAAGTAAAAGATAAAAAACCTTTGGTACTTTTGAATACACATTTGGACGCTTTCTCTATGGGAACGGATACCATGCAGAAGCAGGTTGCATTCATATCTGGATTGTTAGAAAAATTGGATTCTGAAAGATCGGAATGGGTCTTGGCCGGAGATTTTAATCTTCTTCCTCCCGGATTTTCCAGAAAACAATTACATCCTAACGGAGCGTATTTCTATAGTGACGACGAAGAGATCGCTCCTTTATTCAAAAAATGGGATTCGACCGCAAGTTTGGAGGAATTGAACGGACCCAATCAGGAAAAATTTTATACCCATGTGCCTAACGATCCTCAGATTGCAAAGCCGGATCGAACTATAGATTATATGTTCTATTCTAAAGGTTTAACTAAAAAAGAATATGTGGTGTTAAAAGAAGGGGAGGCCTTTGAATCCAGCGATCACCTTCCTTTAGAGGCTACCTTCTCTTTGGAATCTCGTTAA
- a CDS encoding ABC transporter ATP-binding protein, translated as MIILKTNRLTKIFGKTTVVDSLDLSVEEGEIFALIGPNGAGKTTTIKMLTTLLPPTSGSASIGGFDLKGQTEKIRRMIGYVPQMISVDGSLTGYENLMLFAKLYDIPSSERKRRVEESLHFMGLEAYGKSLLQSYSGGMLRRLEIAQATLHRPKVLFLDEPTVGLDPIGRSVVWEHIIDLQKQYSSTIVLTTHLMDEADKICDRIALMSRGRLAVVGTPDELKKSVGGSSKTLEDVFIHYAQENLNDSDENLHAINQERKTARRLG; from the coding sequence ATGATAATACTTAAGACAAATCGTTTAACTAAGATATTCGGTAAAACTACTGTGGTAGATTCACTCGACTTGTCGGTCGAAGAAGGTGAAATTTTCGCTTTGATCGGACCCAATGGAGCGGGTAAAACTACTACGATCAAGATGTTGACTACACTTTTACCTCCTACATCCGGAAGCGCATCTATCGGAGGGTTCGATCTTAAGGGGCAAACGGAAAAAATCCGTAGGATGATCGGATATGTTCCGCAGATGATTTCCGTGGATGGAAGTCTTACCGGATACGAGAACCTTATGCTTTTCGCCAAACTTTACGATATTCCTTCTTCCGAGCGAAAGCGTAGAGTGGAGGAAAGCCTACATTTTATGGGGTTAGAAGCGTATGGAAAATCATTATTGCAAAGTTATTCCGGGGGAATGCTTAGAAGATTAGAGATCGCTCAGGCAACTTTACATAGACCTAAAGTTCTCTTTTTGGACGAACCTACCGTAGGGCTGGATCCCATAGGCAGGAGTGTCGTTTGGGAGCACATTATAGATTTGCAAAAACAATATTCTAGTACGATCGTCTTGACCACACATTTGATGGATGAAGCCGATAAAATTTGTGATAGGATCGCATTAATGTCAAGGGGAAGACTGGCAGTTGTCGGAACTCCGGATGAGCTAAAGAAATCCGTCGGAGGTTCTTCAAAAACTCTGGAGGATGTCTTTATTCATTACGCGCAGGAAAATTTGAACGACTCCGATGAAAACTTACATGCGATAAATCAAGAAAGAAAGACTGCAAGGCGATTAGGATAA
- a CDS encoding tetratricopeptide repeat protein, which produces MALTRPVLILCLLCVSLSSTFSREFVYAFRDVGMPKNSGKDGMPRKEKMVLVGETIMFDKVKPIEYEGKYKSFELGYDTRPDIVTVKVHYDPGIRPGQILYLIEKDFDHETFKDGSIVGQIEVKSIFQTAFTGKQLRGVGYLGMAKEKVLTVAYPVSSELSGPALVERKTGDYHFTRDEIPEAIQSYRKAIRLDPMSPVPHYRLGILYLSEAGVDSKEPVCSGILPMSAGAEFFSAWKKRSRFDSDQDLIRFSREYVSFLNCKADQAPSYSKNSFVPEELERAQEVAREGFRLSKTDYELLIRSAETYYKLYVSYSSGKRPKGSISPEEEPKLRNRQEKSWEIAQKLLKEAGLDNITDYRLHRLTSLLYGKRYMELSGGAKSTTISDEANFLRTKTVESIQAYKLHRPKNVPGDKDLLILEKDLGL; this is translated from the coding sequence ATGGCCCTAACCCGACCTGTGCTCATCCTTTGCTTACTCTGTGTAAGCCTCTCTTCCACATTTTCTAGAGAATTCGTGTACGCATTTAGAGATGTGGGAATGCCTAAAAACTCAGGAAAAGACGGGATGCCTAGAAAAGAAAAAATGGTCTTAGTTGGGGAGACCATTATGTTCGATAAGGTCAAACCGATCGAATACGAAGGAAAATACAAAAGTTTCGAATTAGGATACGATACCAGACCGGATATAGTCACCGTAAAAGTGCATTACGATCCAGGAATACGCCCTGGACAGATACTCTATCTGATCGAAAAAGATTTCGATCATGAAACATTCAAAGACGGAAGTATCGTAGGACAGATAGAAGTTAAATCCATCTTCCAAACCGCATTCACAGGAAAACAATTACGAGGGGTCGGGTATTTAGGAATGGCAAAAGAGAAGGTCCTAACCGTTGCCTATCCAGTCTCCTCCGAACTAAGCGGCCCCGCACTAGTAGAACGTAAAACCGGAGATTATCATTTTACAAGAGACGAGATCCCAGAGGCAATCCAATCTTACCGTAAAGCAATCCGTCTAGATCCGATGTCCCCAGTTCCACATTACAGATTAGGAATATTATACTTAAGCGAGGCAGGGGTCGATTCCAAAGAGCCTGTATGTTCCGGAATACTCCCCATGAGCGCAGGAGCGGAGTTTTTTTCGGCATGGAAAAAGAGATCCAGATTCGACTCCGACCAAGACTTGATCCGATTCTCTAGAGAATATGTTTCCTTTTTAAATTGTAAGGCGGACCAGGCTCCTAGCTATTCCAAAAACAGTTTCGTTCCGGAAGAATTAGAAAGAGCGCAAGAAGTCGCTAGAGAAGGGTTTCGACTTTCCAAAACAGATTATGAACTTTTGATCCGAAGCGCAGAAACCTATTATAAATTATATGTTTCTTATTCTTCCGGGAAAAGACCCAAGGGAAGTATATCTCCGGAAGAAGAACCCAAACTCAGAAATCGTCAGGAAAAATCTTGGGAAATCGCCCAGAAACTTTTAAAAGAAGCTGGGCTGGATAATATCACGGATTACAGACTTCATAGACTGACTTCACTTTTATATGGGAAGAGATATATGGAGCTTTCAGGAGGAGCAAAATCCACCACGATCAGTGATGAAGCAAACTTCTTAAGAACGAAGACCGTAGAATCTATCCAAGCGTATAAATTGCATAGACCGAAAAATGTTCCGGGAGATAAGGATCTCCTAATATTAGAAAAAGATCTTGGACTTTAG
- a CDS encoding MFS transporter — MSQPTSEKSLLRYFGLGELAAHGGNAILAFWMIMGMAFFLFADQNLIAPNLRNIAGSFGITDQKEIDWKLGGLIPICFFVLGGLVSVYMGYLTQRFPRKPLVIGTVLLGEIPCLLSGFARNYEEFLILRTLTGFGLGGSFPLLFSLVGDYFSDKSRSTAAGYLSLAIGLGVGVGQLVGGTLGTEDPINGWRQSFIYMAAPSFLFMLVYGLFCKEPVRGGSEKELANLNPDSLDVNSEAVRLTWKDIKNIFQSKTNVGIFMQGIPGCVPWGVFFVFLNDYYEFSYGLPKDQASALVIFAALGIFGGTFFGGVIGQKLYDTNKKFLPIFCGSSILLGIIPTLYLLYAKNIAGSPMFIFINILAGIIISVTGPNVRALIINVNPPKSRSSMFALYNLTDNLGNGLGPAMAALILTVLPDRTQAFTIAILFWIPCGLAWFYILKNFKQDEQKMHEELAAEVGRIKRTA, encoded by the coding sequence ATGTCTCAACCGACCTCGGAAAAAAGCCTGCTTCGATATTTCGGATTAGGCGAACTTGCCGCCCATGGAGGAAACGCGATCCTCGCCTTTTGGATGATCATGGGAATGGCCTTCTTTCTATTCGCGGACCAAAACCTGATCGCGCCGAACCTCAGAAATATAGCCGGCTCTTTCGGGATCACGGATCAAAAAGAGATCGATTGGAAATTGGGAGGACTTATCCCGATTTGTTTCTTCGTTTTAGGAGGATTGGTTTCGGTTTACATGGGTTATCTTACCCAAAGATTTCCTAGAAAACCTTTGGTTATCGGAACGGTATTATTGGGAGAGATCCCTTGCCTTCTTTCCGGATTCGCAAGAAACTACGAAGAATTTTTAATCCTTAGGACTCTCACCGGTTTCGGCTTGGGAGGGAGTTTCCCTCTTCTATTCTCTCTTGTAGGAGATTATTTTTCGGATAAATCCCGCTCTACAGCGGCAGGTTATCTTTCTCTAGCCATCGGGCTCGGAGTCGGAGTCGGCCAATTGGTAGGAGGGACCTTAGGTACAGAGGATCCGATCAACGGATGGAGACAAAGTTTCATCTATATGGCGGCTCCTTCTTTCCTATTCATGCTTGTTTACGGATTATTTTGCAAAGAGCCTGTCAGAGGCGGAAGCGAGAAGGAACTGGCAAACCTAAATCCGGATTCTTTGGACGTGAATTCTGAAGCGGTCCGTTTAACTTGGAAAGATATCAAAAACATTTTCCAAAGTAAAACGAACGTCGGGATCTTTATGCAAGGAATACCGGGCTGCGTGCCTTGGGGAGTATTCTTCGTATTCTTGAACGACTATTACGAATTCAGCTACGGTCTACCTAAAGACCAAGCGTCCGCGTTAGTGATCTTCGCTGCATTAGGGATCTTTGGCGGTACATTTTTCGGCGGAGTGATCGGACAAAAACTTTATGATACGAATAAAAAGTTCCTGCCGATATTCTGCGGAAGTTCCATCTTACTAGGTATTATCCCTACATTGTATTTACTTTATGCAAAGAATATTGCAGGAAGCCCAATGTTCATTTTTATTAATATTCTCGCAGGTATTATCATTTCGGTAACCGGCCCGAATGTTAGAGCATTGATTATAAACGTCAATCCACCTAAAAGTAGATCTTCCATGTTCGCACTTTACAATCTAACTGATAATCTTGGAAATGGACTCGGACCTGCAATGGCAGCGTTGATCCTTACAGTATTACCGGACAGAACCCAGGCATTCACGATCGCGATCCTTTTCTGGATACCTTGCGGACTCGCTTGGTTCTACATTTTGAAAAATTTCAAACAAGACGAACAAAAGATGCACGAAGAGCTGGCAGCCGAAGTCGGCAGGATCAAAAGGACGGCTTAA